One window from the genome of Kaistella carnis encodes:
- a CDS encoding tyrosine-type recombinase/integrase — translation MNRASSEVNGFSELIQRFERNISIQGKSPRTFDNYSRHVAAIALHFKTLPTELDPEQVKNYLFQLQQRSKTPSQTYFKHTVYGLRFLLKAEGLPYSFLHLPAIPRVKKLPTILSRQEVWRMLQTAQLLKHKLLIGLIYGCGLRCMEVRNIELHHLDFDRQMLHVVQGKGQKDRYVPLSEHLIRGLKIFISVENPTQYLFNGNQNRNIEEIDASTTLSTGASTTHTKDFDSRYSQRGVQWVIKTVSKKAGITKVVHTHTLRHSFATHLLEDGVSIIMVQKLLGHERIESTMEYLHVCQLSDQKPHSPLDTVFALCSKNGNPK, via the coding sequence TTGAATCGCGCTTCGAGCGAAGTTAATGGTTTTTCGGAACTGATACAACGTTTCGAAAGAAATATTTCAATCCAGGGAAAAAGTCCCAGAACCTTTGATAATTATTCCAGGCATGTAGCAGCAATTGCGCTGCATTTTAAAACTTTACCCACCGAATTGGATCCTGAACAGGTCAAAAATTATCTCTTCCAACTTCAACAGCGCAGCAAAACACCTTCCCAGACTTACTTTAAACATACGGTTTATGGACTGCGGTTTCTTCTGAAAGCAGAAGGATTACCCTATAGTTTTCTACATCTTCCGGCTATTCCACGAGTCAAAAAACTGCCGACTATTTTAAGCCGTCAGGAAGTTTGGCGTATGCTTCAAACGGCGCAGTTACTGAAACACAAACTGCTCATCGGTCTGATTTACGGGTGCGGACTTCGATGTATGGAAGTAAGAAATATTGAACTTCATCATCTTGATTTTGACCGACAAATGCTGCATGTTGTTCAGGGTAAAGGTCAAAAAGACCGTTATGTTCCTTTATCCGAGCATTTAATTCGGGGACTGAAAATCTTTATTTCAGTGGAAAATCCGACTCAATATTTATTCAATGGAAATCAAAATAGAAATATTGAAGAGATTGATGCTTCGACTACGCTCAGCACAGGTGCTTCCACAACGCACACCAAAGATTTTGATTCCAGATACAGTCAAAGAGGCGTTCAATGGGTCATCAAAACGGTGAGCAAAAAAGCCGGAATTACCAAAGTTGTTCATACGCACACTTTGCGACACAGCTTTGCCACGCATTTATTGGAAGATGGAGTTTCGATCATTATGGTTCAAAAACTTTTGGGTCATGAAAGAATCGAATCGACGATGGAATATCTTCATGTCTGTCAGTTGTCAGATCAAAAACCCCACAGTCCTTTGGATACCGTTTTCGCTTTATGCAGTAAAAATGGAAACCCGAAGTAA
- a CDS encoding tyrosine-type recombinase/integrase, which translates to MNRASSEVNGFSELIQRFERNISIQGKSPRTFDNYSRHVAVVALHFGKIPTELDPEDIKDYLFELQQRSKTPSQTYFKHTVYGLRFLLKAEGLPYSFLHLPAIPKVKKLPTILSRQEVWRMLQTAQLLKHKLLIGLIYGCGLRCMEVRNIELHHLDFDRQMLHVVQGKGQKDRYVPLSEHLIRGLKTFISVENPTQYLFNGNQNRNIEEIDQVVTNRLDFDSRYSQRGVQWVIKTVSKKAGITKVVHTHTLRHSFATHLLEDGVSIIMVQKLLGHERIESTMEYLHVCQLSDQKPHSPLDTVFALCSKNGNPK; encoded by the coding sequence TTGAATCGCGCTTCGAGCGAAGTTAATGGTTTTTCGGAACTGATACAACGTTTCGAAAGAAATATTTCAATCCAGGGAAAAAGTCCCAGAACCTTTGATAATTATTCCAGGCATGTTGCCGTCGTAGCGCTTCATTTCGGTAAAATTCCTACGGAATTAGATCCGGAAGACATCAAAGATTATCTCTTCGAACTTCAACAGCGCAGCAAAACACCTTCCCAGACTTACTTTAAACATACGGTTTATGGACTGCGGTTTCTTCTGAAAGCCGAAGGTTTACCCTATAGTTTTCTGCATCTTCCCGCTATTCCAAAAGTCAAAAAACTGCCGACTATTTTAAGCCGTCAGGAAGTTTGGCGCATGTTGCAAACTGCTCAATTGTTGAAACACAAACTGCTCATCGGTCTGATTTACGGGTGTGGACTTCGATGTATGGAAGTGAGGAATATCGAACTTCATCATCTTGATTTTGACCGACAAATGCTGCATGTTGTTCAGGGTAAAGGTCAAAAAGACCGTTATGTTCCTTTATCCGAACATTTAATTCGGGGACTGAAAACCTTTATTTCAGTGGAAAATCCGACGCAATATTTATTCAATGGAAATCAAAATAGAAATATTGAAGAGATTGATCAGGTAGTTACAAACAGACTGGACTTCGATTCCAGATACAGCCAAAGAGGCGTTCAATGGGTCATCAAAACGGTGAGCAAAAAAGCCGGAATTACCAAAGTTGTTCATACTCACACTTTGCGACACAGCTTTGCCACGCATTTATTGGAAGATGGAGTTTCGATCATTATGGTTCAAAAACTTTTGGGTCATGAAAGAATCGAATCGACGATGGAATATCTTCATGTCTGTCAGTTGTCAGATCAAAAACCGCACAGTCCTTTGGATACCGTTTTCGCTTTATGCAGTAAAAATGGAAACCCGAAGTAA
- a CDS encoding putative quinol monooxygenase, translating to MEKFAILARVEAKPGKENEVLEFLKSALPLAEGEPGTVRWYALQIGPSTFGIFDTFETTDARDAHLNGEIAKALMANASELLAKEPVLEMVDLLAVK from the coding sequence ATGGAAAAGTTTGCAATATTAGCTAGAGTAGAAGCAAAACCGGGTAAAGAAAATGAAGTATTGGAATTCCTAAAGTCCGCCTTGCCGCTTGCGGAAGGTGAGCCAGGAACTGTAAGATGGTATGCTTTACAAATTGGCCCTTCTACTTTTGGTATATTCGATACGTTCGAAACTACAGATGCAAGAGATGCTCACTTGAATGGTGAGATTGCAAAGGCTTTAATGGCCAATGCTTCTGAATTACTTGCTAAAGAACCTGTACTTGAAATGGTAGATCTACTAGCAGTAAAGTAA
- a CDS encoding alpha/beta hydrolase, with protein MKKNFLLLLIFLSGFFFSQEYKPDILGNGFEQKTLNFPNDYEGKVTATVIRKKAESPTHKAVLYIHGFNDYFFQAEMAEKFNEKGFDFYALDLRKYGRSYLPHQTFNNVRNLDEYNAEIDEALKIIGAENHNKILLAGHSTGGLITTRYMKYHTENPNIAGLWVNSPFYDFNMGFMAKKIGVPIISGLGKHYPDTKIGGGFSTLYGESLHKNFKGEWNYDLKLKPNANGKVNFGFIRAIHRAQRDIRNAELKVPVLVMHSEKSGYPKVWNEEVTTTDIILNVNDIHKNAENFKGNVTIVPVKGGIHDLVLSRKPVRIKLYDELFRWLQEIDF; from the coding sequence ATGAAAAAGAACTTTTTACTGCTGCTGATTTTCCTTTCGGGGTTTTTCTTCTCGCAGGAATATAAGCCGGATATTTTGGGAAACGGTTTTGAGCAGAAAACATTGAATTTTCCAAACGATTACGAAGGAAAAGTTACCGCAACAGTCATCCGTAAAAAAGCGGAAAGTCCCACCCATAAAGCAGTGTTGTATATTCACGGGTTTAACGATTATTTTTTTCAGGCAGAAATGGCCGAAAAATTCAATGAAAAAGGGTTTGACTTTTATGCTTTGGATTTAAGAAAATATGGGCGTTCTTATTTGCCGCATCAAACTTTTAACAATGTCAGAAATCTGGACGAGTACAATGCCGAAATCGATGAGGCTTTAAAAATCATTGGTGCCGAAAATCATAACAAAATTCTGTTGGCAGGACACTCAACCGGCGGCTTGATTACGACACGGTATATGAAATATCATACTGAAAATCCGAACATTGCCGGACTTTGGGTGAACAGTCCGTTTTACGATTTCAATATGGGGTTTATGGCAAAAAAAATTGGGGTTCCCATCATCAGTGGTTTGGGAAAACATTATCCTGACACGAAAATTGGCGGTGGATTTTCCACGTTATACGGTGAAAGCCTGCATAAAAATTTCAAGGGCGAATGGAATTATGATTTAAAACTGAAACCCAATGCCAACGGGAAAGTGAATTTTGGCTTTATCCGCGCTATTCACCGTGCACAGAGAGACATCCGCAACGCAGAACTCAAGGTTCCGGTATTGGTGATGCATTCTGAAAAATCGGGCTATCCCAAAGTCTGGAATGAGGAAGTAACGACCACCGATATCATCCTGAACGTGAATGATATTCATAAAAATGCTGAAAATTTTAAGGGGAATGTCACGATAGTTCCCGTAAAAGGAGGCATTCACGATTTGGTGCTTTCCAGAAAACCGGTGCGCATAAAATTGTATGACGAACTTTTCAGGTGGTTACAAGAGATTGATTTTTAA
- a CDS encoding 3-hydroxyacyl-CoA dehydrogenase, which translates to MTTIKKITVAGSGVLGSQIAFQSALHGYDVTIYDINGEAIEKSKKLIDTFLPRYKSDLQISSEKLEEAYQKLQFSINLHDAVSDADLLIEAIPESIGIKKEFYRNLSKIAPEKTIFATNTSTLLPSLLMDETGRPEKFLALHFANEIWKHNTAEIMGTEKTDPEVFATLVEFAKSIGMIALPLKKEQPGYILNTLLVPLLSSGITLYAKGVADIETIDKTWMLGTGSPIGPFGILDVVGLGTVYHIFKTESERSGNEEKMKFVNVLKNQFIDAGKLGVSSGEGFYKYPNPTFQGKDFLK; encoded by the coding sequence ATGACAACAATAAAAAAAATTACCGTAGCCGGAAGCGGCGTTTTGGGTTCGCAAATTGCTTTCCAATCCGCACTGCACGGCTATGACGTGACCATTTACGACATCAATGGGGAAGCCATTGAAAAATCCAAAAAACTGATTGACACTTTTCTGCCCCGATACAAATCGGACCTGCAGATTTCATCCGAAAAACTGGAAGAAGCCTATCAAAAACTGCAGTTTTCAATCAACCTTCACGACGCGGTTTCCGATGCGGATCTGCTGATTGAAGCCATTCCGGAAAGTATCGGCATTAAAAAGGAATTTTACAGAAATTTATCCAAAATCGCCCCCGAAAAAACCATTTTTGCCACCAATACTTCCACGCTTTTGCCAAGTTTATTGATGGATGAAACCGGAAGGCCGGAAAAATTTCTCGCTTTGCATTTCGCCAACGAAATCTGGAAACACAACACGGCGGAAATTATGGGCACTGAAAAGACCGATCCCGAAGTATTTGCAACACTCGTGGAATTCGCCAAATCAATCGGAATGATTGCGCTGCCACTGAAAAAAGAACAGCCTGGCTACATTCTCAATACGCTTTTGGTGCCGCTGTTGAGTTCAGGAATCACTTTATATGCGAAAGGCGTTGCGGACATTGAAACCATCGACAAAACCTGGATGCTCGGAACCGGTTCGCCAATAGGACCGTTCGGTATTTTGGATGTGGTTGGTTTGGGAACGGTATACCACATTTTTAAAACCGAATCGGAACGCTCAGGAAATGAGGAAAAAATGAAATTTGTCAACGTGCTGAAAAATCAGTTTATCGATGCCGGAAAACTTGGCGTTTCCAGCGGCGAAGGTTTTTATAAATATCCCAACCCCACTTTTCAGGGTAAAGACTTTTTGAAATAG
- a CDS encoding IS91 family transposase: protein METRSKVNKQSGSVADVLRKINLSAQNFTVHQEKTLRALSYCRTSALGGHIDACDGCGNISISYNSCRNRHCPQCQGHKKEEWIQKREQELLPCSYYHVVFTLPEELNGLAISQPALLYKTLFEAAWATLNQFGKTEQMQLGMIAILHTWGQNLSLHPHLHCIVPGGGIDQNGKWKKKMRTDKYLFCVKAMSKVFRAKFVASLRASGIEDQDLMDQLFTKNWVVYAKRPFGGPKQVIEYLGRYTHKVAISNHRIKEVTDKEVRFGYKDYRKEGQKKEMTLSNTEFVRRFSLHILPKRFVRIRHYGILSSCWKRGKLQDLQESLEVKRTVFVPQTLLRKCRCCKEGNLITIALFGQRGPPQDFLAVFNASSAK from the coding sequence ATGGAAACCCGAAGTAAGGTAAATAAACAAAGCGGAAGCGTTGCCGACGTTCTTCGTAAAATCAATTTGTCGGCTCAGAATTTTACAGTTCATCAGGAAAAAACGCTTCGCGCTTTGTCGTATTGTAGAACTTCTGCCTTGGGTGGTCATATTGATGCGTGCGATGGTTGTGGAAATATTTCCATCAGTTACAACTCGTGTCGTAATCGCCATTGTCCGCAATGTCAAGGTCATAAAAAAGAAGAATGGATCCAGAAACGCGAGCAGGAATTATTGCCGTGCAGTTATTACCACGTGGTTTTTACGCTTCCTGAAGAGTTGAATGGTTTGGCGATCTCTCAACCGGCATTATTGTATAAAACCTTATTTGAAGCAGCTTGGGCAACATTAAATCAGTTCGGTAAAACAGAACAGATGCAACTCGGAATGATTGCGATTTTGCATACTTGGGGACAAAATCTGAGTCTTCATCCTCATTTACATTGTATTGTTCCAGGCGGTGGAATTGATCAAAATGGCAAATGGAAAAAGAAAATGAGAACCGATAAATATCTCTTCTGTGTAAAGGCGATGAGCAAAGTTTTTCGAGCAAAGTTTGTGGCTTCCTTAAGAGCTTCTGGAATTGAAGACCAGGATTTAATGGATCAACTCTTCACCAAAAACTGGGTCGTTTATGCGAAAAGACCTTTTGGCGGTCCGAAACAGGTGATTGAATATTTAGGAAGATATACCCACAAAGTTGCAATCAGCAATCATCGGATCAAAGAAGTTACGGATAAAGAAGTTCGTTTTGGGTACAAAGATTATCGCAAAGAAGGTCAGAAAAAGGAAATGACTTTATCGAATACTGAATTTGTGCGCAGATTTAGTCTTCATATTTTGCCTAAAAGATTTGTGAGAATCCGACATTACGGGATTTTGAGCAGCTGCTGGAAGCGTGGAAAACTTCAGGATTTACAAGAAAGTTTAGAAGTGAAAAGAACTGTTTTTGTACCTCAAACTTTGCTCAGAAAATGCCGGTGTTGCAAGGAAGGAAATTTAATCACCATCGCACTTTTCGGACAACGAGGCCCACCTCAGGATTTTCTTGCCGTTTTCAATGCCTCGTCTGCAAAATAA
- a CDS encoding IS91 family transposase, producing the protein METRSKGGSVADVLRKINLSAQNFTVHQEKTLRALSCCRTAALGGHIDACDGCGNISISYNSCRNRHCPQCQGHKREEWILKREQELLPCSYYHLVFTLPEELNGLAISQPALLYKTLFEAAWATLNQFGKNKGIQLGMIAILHTWGQNLSLHPHLHCIVPGGGIDHNGKWKKKMRTDKYLFCVKAMSKVFRAKFVALLRASGIKDQDLMDKLFTKNWVVYAKRPFGGPKSVIEYLGRYTHKVAISNHRIKEVTDKEVRFGYKDYRKGGKKKEMTLSNTEFVRRFSLHILPKRFVRIRHYGILSSCWKRGKLQDLQESLEVKRTVFVPQTLLRKCRCCKEGNLITIALFGQRGPPQDFLAVFNASSAK; encoded by the coding sequence ATGGAAACCCGAAGTAAAGGCGGAAGCGTTGCCGACGTTCTTCGCAAAATCAATTTATCGGCTCAGAATTTTACGGTTCATCAGGAGAAAACGCTTCGGGCTTTGTCGTGTTGCCGGACTGCTGCTTTGGGTGGTCATATCGATGCGTGCGATGGTTGTGGAAATATTTCCATCAGTTACAACTCGTGTCGTAATCGGCATTGTCCGCAATGTCAAGGTCATAAAAGAGAAGAATGGATCCTGAAACGCGAGCAGGAATTATTGCCGTGCAGTTATTATCACTTGGTTTTTACTTTGCCCGAAGAACTCAATGGTTTGGCGATCTCTCAACCGGCATTGTTGTACAAAACCTTATTTGAAGCGGCTTGGGCAACATTAAATCAGTTTGGTAAAAATAAGGGAATCCAACTGGGAATGATTGCGATTTTGCATACTTGGGGACAGAATTTAAGTCTTCATCCGCATTTGCACTGCATTGTTCCGGGTGGCGGAATTGACCACAATGGAAAATGGAAAAAGAAAATGAGAACCGATAAATATCTCTTCTGTGTAAAAGCGATGAGCAAAGTTTTCCGCGCAAAGTTCGTGGCTTTATTAAGAGCTTCCGGAATTAAAGACCAGGATTTAATGGACAAACTCTTCACCAAAAACTGGGTGGTTTATGCGAAAAGACCTTTTGGTGGTCCGAAATCGGTGATTGAATATTTAGGAAGATATACCCACAAAGTTGCGATCAGCAATCATCGCATCAAAGAAGTTACCGATAAAGAAGTTCGTTTTGGGTACAAAGATTACAGAAAAGGCGGTAAAAAAAAGGAAATGACCTTATCGAATACTGAATTTGTGCGCAGATTTAGTCTTCATATTTTGCCTAAAAGATTTGTGAGAATCCGACATTACGGGATTTTGAGCAGCTGCTGGAAGCGTGGAAAACTTCAGGATTTACAAGAAAGTTTAGAAGTGAAAAGAACTGTTTTTGTACCTCAAACTTTGCTCAGAAAATGCCGGTGTTGTAAAGAAGGAAACTTGATCACCATCGCGCTTTTCGGACAAAGAGGACCGCCACAGGATTTTCTTGCCGTTTTCAATGCCTCGTCTGCAAAATAA
- a CDS encoding tyrosine-type recombinase/integrase yields the protein MNRASSEVKGFSELIQRFERNISIQGKSPRTFDNYSRHIAAVALHFSKIPTELDPEDIKDYLFELQQRSKTPSQTYFKHTVYGLRFLLKAEGLPYDFLHLPAIPKVKKLPTILSRQEVWRMLQTAQLLKHKLLIGLIYGCGLRCMEVRNIELHHLDFDRQMLHVVQGKGQKDRYVPLSEHLIRGLKTFISVENPTQYLFNGNQNRNIEEIDQVVTNRLDFDSRYSQRGVQWVIKTISKKAGITKEVHTHTLRHSFATHLLEDGVSIIMVQKLLGHERIESTMEYLHVCQLSDQKPHSPLDTVFALCSKNGNPK from the coding sequence TTGAATCGCGCTTCAAGCGAAGTTAAAGGTTTTTCGGAACTGATACAACGTTTTGAAAGAAATATTTCAATCCAAGGAAAAAGTCCCAGAACCTTTGATAATTATTCCAGGCATATAGCAGCCGTAGCGCTTCATTTCAGTAAAATTCCTACGGAATTAGATCCGGAAGACATCAAAGATTATCTCTTCGAACTTCAACAGCGATCAAAAACACCTTCTCAAACCTACTTTAAACACACGGTTTATGGACTTCGGTTTCTTCTGAAAGCAGAAGGTTTACCCTACGATTTTCTACATCTTCCAGCCATTCCAAAAGTCAAAAAACTGCCGACTATTTTAAGCCGTCAGGAAGTTTGGCGCATGCTGCAAACTGCTCAATTGCTGAAACACAAACTGCTTATCGGTTTGATTTACGGGTGCGGGCTTCGATGTATGGAAGTCCGGAATATCGAACTTCATCATCTGGATTTTGACCGACAAATGCTGCATGTTGTTCAGGGTAAAGGTCAAAAAGACCGTTATGTTCCTTTATCCGAACATTTAATTCGGGGACTGAAAACCTTTATTTCAGTGGAAAATCCGACGCAATATTTATTCAATGGAAATCAAAATAGAAATATTGAAGAGATTGATCAGGTAGTTACAAACAGACTGGACTTCGATTCCAGATACAGCCAAAGAGGCGTTCAATGGGTGATTAAAACCATCTCAAAAAAAGCCGGCATCACCAAAGAAGTTCATACCCATACTTTGCGACACAGCTTTGCCACTCATTTATTGGAAGATGGAGTTTCTATCATTATGGTTCAGAAACTTCTGGGACATGAAAGAATTGAATCCACCATGGAATATCTTCATGTTTGCCAATTGTCGGACCAGAAACCGCACAGCCCTTTGGATACCGTTTTCGCTTTATGCAGTAAAAATGGAAACCCGAAGTAA
- a CDS encoding M949_RS01915 family surface polysaccharide biosynthesis protein, producing the protein MKQLIIILAVFLFQSCGNETKNRQQTEPEKKLEDNSVLTSEIKKINPIILNVSELPNDIKYEGKIVNAIKWTDNLGENIVITTETGIYESKKFKHENDGGDAEIFAYHFIVENNNAKQTWKVYDYISDCPVDIVAEFIDNTFQITDLDNNGVAEIWLMYKTVCHGDVSPSDMKIIMYEGQQKFAIRGENKVMHGIDDDGNEMYMGGEYKIDKAFSDGPKVFLDFAKKLWNKNIIETWKNKY; encoded by the coding sequence ATGAAACAACTAATCATAATACTGGCAGTTTTTCTTTTCCAATCTTGTGGAAACGAAACCAAAAATCGCCAACAGACTGAACCTGAAAAAAAATTAGAAGATAACTCGGTTTTGACTTCTGAAATTAAAAAAATCAACCCTATTATACTTAACGTCAGTGAACTTCCTAACGATATAAAATATGAGGGAAAAATTGTAAATGCAATCAAGTGGACGGATAACTTGGGAGAAAACATTGTCATTACAACTGAAACAGGTATTTATGAGAGTAAAAAATTCAAACACGAAAATGACGGAGGAGATGCAGAAATTTTTGCCTATCATTTTATTGTAGAAAACAACAATGCTAAACAAACTTGGAAAGTTTATGACTACATAAGTGATTGTCCTGTTGATATTGTTGCTGAATTTATTGATAATACGTTTCAAATAACTGACCTTGACAATAATGGAGTTGCTGAAATATGGTTGATGTATAAAACTGTTTGCCACGGAGATGTAAGTCCTTCTGATATGAAAATCATAATGTATGAGGGACAGCAAAAATTTGCAATAAGAGGTGAAAATAAAGTTATGCACGGAATTGATGATGACGGAAATGAGATGTATATGGGAGGAGAATATAAAATTGACAAAGCCTTTTCTGATGGACCAAAAGTATTTTTAGATTTTGCAAAAAAACTTTGGAACAAAAATATAATTGAAACTTGGAAAAATAAGTATTGA
- a CDS encoding Crp/Fnr family transcriptional regulator translates to MTFPEMLATYITIDDDIRSFLNTQTEKISVKKGTVISDQNTLNRKVYFVEKGLLRSFYFEKGKDITTNFYPENSILANKDTIFEKIPARHSIEAIEDSEVVFFLYSKMEELCETSLTIANFSRRVLGLLMSNMERRINSLQYMTAKEKYIQLLEENSDILLRAPLGMIASYLGISQETLSRIRSEV, encoded by the coding sequence ATGACTTTTCCCGAAATGCTTGCCACCTACATCACCATCGACGATGATATCCGCAGTTTTCTGAACACCCAGACCGAAAAAATTTCTGTGAAAAAGGGTACCGTTATCAGCGATCAAAACACTTTAAACCGCAAGGTGTATTTTGTAGAAAAAGGACTTCTGCGCTCGTTTTATTTTGAAAAAGGAAAAGACATCACCACCAATTTTTATCCTGAAAACAGCATTCTGGCCAATAAAGACACCATTTTTGAGAAAATTCCGGCGCGGCATTCCATTGAAGCGATAGAAGACAGTGAAGTTGTCTTTTTCCTTTACTCGAAAATGGAAGAACTCTGCGAAACTTCGCTCACCATCGCCAATTTCAGCCGTCGTGTTTTGGGGCTTCTGATGTCGAATATGGAAAGGCGCATCAATTCCTTGCAGTATATGACGGCAAAGGAAAAATATATTCAGCTTTTGGAAGAAAATTCTGATATACTTTTGCGTGCTCCTCTTGGGATGATAGCTTCTTATCTTGGCATTTCTCAGGAAACTTTAAGTAGGATCAGAAGTGAGGTTTAG
- a CDS encoding IS91 family transposase — protein sequence METRSKGGSVADVLRKINLSAQNFTVHQEKTLRALSYCRTAALGGHIDACDGCGNLSISYNSCRNRHCPQCQGHKREEWILKREQELLPCSYYHLVFTLPEELNGLAISQPALLYKTLFEAAWATLNQFGKTEQMQLGMIAILHTWGQNLSLHPHLHCIVPGGGIDHNGKWKKKMRTDKYLFCVKAMSKVFRAKFVALLRASGIKDQDLMDKLFTKNWVVYAKRPFGGPKQVIEYLGRYTHKVAISNHRIKEVTDHEVRFGYKDYRKEGQKKEMTLLNTEFVRRFSLHILPRRFVRIRHYGILSSSWKRGKLQDLQESLEVKRTVFVPQTLLRKCRCCKEGNLITIALFGQRGPPQDFLAVFNASSAK from the coding sequence ATGGAAACCCGAAGTAAAGGCGGAAGTGTTGCTGATGTTCTTCGCAAAATCAATTTATCGGCTCAGAATTTTACGGTTCATCAAGAAAAAACACTTCGCGCTTTGTCGTATTGCCGGACTGCTGCTTTGGGTGGTCATATCGATGCGTGTGATGGTTGCGGAAATCTTTCCATCAGTTACAACTCCTGTCGTAATCGGCATTGTCCACAATGTCAAGGTCATAAAAGAGAAGAATGGATCCTGAAACGCGAGCAGGAATTATTGCCGTGCAGTTATTATCACTTGGTTTTTACTTTGCCCGAAGAACTCAATGGTTTGGCGATCTCTCAACCGGCATTATTGTATAAAACCTTATTTGAAGCGGCTTGGGCAACATTAAATCAGTTCGGCAAAACAGAACAGATGCAGTTGGGAATGATTGCGATCTTGCATACTTGGGGACAGAATTTAAGTCTTCATCCGCATTTGCACTGCATTGTTCCGGGTGGCGGAATTGACCACAATGGAAAATGGAAAAAGAAAATGAGAACCGATAAATATCTCTTCTGTGTAAAAGCGATGAGCAAAGTTTTCCGCGCAAAGTTCGTGGCTTTATTAAGAGCTTCCGGAATTAAAGACCAGGATTTAATGGACAAACTCTTCACCAAAAACTGGGTGGTTTATGCGAAAAGACCTTTTGGTGGCCCAAAACAAGTCATCGAATATTTAGGAAGATACACTCACAAAGTTGCAATCAGCAATCATCGCATCAAAGAAGTTACGGATCATGAAGTTCGTTTTGGGTACAAAGATTATCGCAAAGAAGGTCAGAAAAAGGAAATGACTTTATTGAATACTGAATTTGTGCGCAGATTTAGTCTTCATATTTTGCCTCGAAGGTTTGTAAGAATAAGGCATTACGGGATTTTGAGCAGCTCCTGGAAACGCGGGAAACTTCAGGATTTACAAGAAAGTTTAGAAGTGAAAAGAACTGTTTTTGTACCTCAAACTTTGCTCAGAAAATGCCGGTGTTGTAAAGAAGGAAACTTGATCACCATCGCGCTTTTCGGACAAAGAGGACCGCCACAGGATTTTCTTGCCGTTTTCAATGCCTCGTCTGCAAAATAA